A part of Tiliqua scincoides isolate rTilSci1 chromosome 13, rTilSci1.hap2, whole genome shotgun sequence genomic DNA contains:
- the ABAT gene encoding 4-aminobutyrate aminotransferase, mitochondrial isoform X2 codes for MALMLLSRHLTYSLQQNSRLFATGYNHPSLIKLLQQPQNLSTFVNRPALGILPPENFADKLKESLLSVAPKGLSQVITMSCGSCSNENAFKTIFMWYRSKERGHNSVTKEELETCMINQPPGCPEYSMLSFMGGFHGRTMGCLAATHSKAIHKLDIPSLDWPIAPFPRLKYPLEESVKENEQEEARCLEEVEDLIVKYRKKKKVVAGIIVEPIQSEGGDNHASDDFFRKLRDIARKHGCGFLVDEVQTGGGCTGKFWAHEHWGLDDPADVLSFSKKMMTGGFFHKEEFRANAPYRIFNTWLGDPSKNLLLAEVINVIKREDLLNNATHAGKVLLTGLLDLQSRYPHLISRARGRGTFCSFDTPNDAIRNKLIALARNKGVVLGGSGDRSIRFRPTLVFRDHHAHLFLNIFSDILVDFK; via the exons ATGGCACTAATGCTACTGAGCCGACACCTCACGTATTCTCTGCAACAGAACTCAAGGCTATTTGCAACTG GTTACAACCATCCATCTCTAATAAAACTCCTACAGCAGCCCCAGAATCTG AGTACCTTTGTCAACAGACCTGCTCTCGGCATTTTGCCCCCCGAAAACTTCGCAGACAAGCTGAAGGAATCGTTGCTTTCC GTGGCTCCTAAGGGTCTATCTCAGGTTATAACCATGTCTTGCGGATCTTGTTCAAACGAAAATGCCTTCAAAACCATATTCATGTGGTACAGG agCAAAGAAAGGGGGCACAACAGCGTGACCAAGGAAGAGCTAGAGACCTGCATGATCAACCAG CCTCCAGGTTGCCCCGAATACAGCATGCTGTCCTTTATGGGGGGATTTCACGGGAGAACCATGG GCTGCTTGGCTGCAACGCATTCTAAAGCCATTCACAAGCTGGACATCCCATCCTTAGACTGGCCCATTGCTCCCTTTCCAAGATTAAAGTATCCTCTGGAGGAGTCCGTGAAAGAAAATGAACAGGAGGAAGCCCGCTGCTTAGAGGAG GTGGAAGATTTAATTGTAAagtacaggaaaaaaaagaaagtggtTGCAGGGATTATCGTGGAGCCCATTCAATCGGAAGGGGGAGACAACCATGCCTCAGATGATTTCTTCCGGAAGCTGAGGGATATTGCCAGAAAG CACGGGTGCGGGTTCTTGGTGGACGAGGTGCAAACAGGAGGCGGGTGTACCGGCAAATTCTGGGCCCACGAGCACTGGGGCCTTGATGACCCCGCGGACGTGCTGTCCTTCAGCAAGAAGATGATGACAGGCGGCTTTTTCCACAAAGAGGAATTCCGAGCCAATGCT CCATACCGGATTTTCAACACGTGGCTTGGAGACCCATCCAAGAACCTCTTGCTTGCAGAAGTCATTAACGTCATTAAGAGAGAGGATCTCCTCAACAACGCCACCCATGCAGGGAAGGTCCTGTTGACAGGCCTGCTGGATTTACAA AGTCGCTACCCACACTTGATCAGCAGGGCGCGAGGGCGAGGGACGTTCTGTTCGTTTGACACTCCAAATGACGCTATCAGGAACAAGCTAAttgcactagccagaaacaaag GTGTGGTGTTAGGAGGCAGCGGCGACAGATCGATCCGTTTCCGGCCGACCCTGGTCTTCCGTGACCACCACGCCCACCTTTTCCTGAACATCTTCAGCGACATCTTGGTTGACTTCAAGTAG
- the ABAT gene encoding 4-aminobutyrate aminotransferase, mitochondrial isoform X1, whose product MALMLLSRHLTYSLQQNSRLFATGHRGISQAAAKIDVEFDYDGPLMKTEVPGPKSRELMKQLNGIQNAEAVHFFCNYEESRGNYLVDADGNRMLDLYSQISSVPIGYNHPSLIKLLQQPQNLSTFVNRPALGILPPENFADKLKESLLSVAPKGLSQVITMSCGSCSNENAFKTIFMWYRSKERGHNSVTKEELETCMINQPPGCPEYSMLSFMGGFHGRTMGCLAATHSKAIHKLDIPSLDWPIAPFPRLKYPLEESVKENEQEEARCLEEVEDLIVKYRKKKKVVAGIIVEPIQSEGGDNHASDDFFRKLRDIARKHGCGFLVDEVQTGGGCTGKFWAHEHWGLDDPADVLSFSKKMMTGGFFHKEEFRANAPYRIFNTWLGDPSKNLLLAEVINVIKREDLLNNATHAGKVLLTGLLDLQSRYPHLISRARGRGTFCSFDTPNDAIRNKLIALARNKGVVLGGSGDRSIRFRPTLVFRDHHAHLFLNIFSDILVDFK is encoded by the exons ATGGCACTAATGCTACTGAGCCGACACCTCACGTATTCTCTGCAACAGAACTCAAGGCTATTTGCAACTG GGCACCGAGGGATTAGCCAAGCCGCTGCCAAAATTGATGTGGAGTTTGATTACGATGGGCCTCTCATGAAGACTGAAGTCCCTGGACCGAAATCTAGG GAATTAATGAAGCAGCTGAATGGAATTCAG AACGCAGAAGCCGTGCACTTTTTCTGCAACTACGAAGAAAGCCGAGGGAACTATCTTGTCGATGCTGATGGGAACCGTATGTTGGATCTCTATTCGCAGATTTCTTCCGTTCCAATAG GTTACAACCATCCATCTCTAATAAAACTCCTACAGCAGCCCCAGAATCTG AGTACCTTTGTCAACAGACCTGCTCTCGGCATTTTGCCCCCCGAAAACTTCGCAGACAAGCTGAAGGAATCGTTGCTTTCC GTGGCTCCTAAGGGTCTATCTCAGGTTATAACCATGTCTTGCGGATCTTGTTCAAACGAAAATGCCTTCAAAACCATATTCATGTGGTACAGG agCAAAGAAAGGGGGCACAACAGCGTGACCAAGGAAGAGCTAGAGACCTGCATGATCAACCAG CCTCCAGGTTGCCCCGAATACAGCATGCTGTCCTTTATGGGGGGATTTCACGGGAGAACCATGG GCTGCTTGGCTGCAACGCATTCTAAAGCCATTCACAAGCTGGACATCCCATCCTTAGACTGGCCCATTGCTCCCTTTCCAAGATTAAAGTATCCTCTGGAGGAGTCCGTGAAAGAAAATGAACAGGAGGAAGCCCGCTGCTTAGAGGAG GTGGAAGATTTAATTGTAAagtacaggaaaaaaaagaaagtggtTGCAGGGATTATCGTGGAGCCCATTCAATCGGAAGGGGGAGACAACCATGCCTCAGATGATTTCTTCCGGAAGCTGAGGGATATTGCCAGAAAG CACGGGTGCGGGTTCTTGGTGGACGAGGTGCAAACAGGAGGCGGGTGTACCGGCAAATTCTGGGCCCACGAGCACTGGGGCCTTGATGACCCCGCGGACGTGCTGTCCTTCAGCAAGAAGATGATGACAGGCGGCTTTTTCCACAAAGAGGAATTCCGAGCCAATGCT CCATACCGGATTTTCAACACGTGGCTTGGAGACCCATCCAAGAACCTCTTGCTTGCAGAAGTCATTAACGTCATTAAGAGAGAGGATCTCCTCAACAACGCCACCCATGCAGGGAAGGTCCTGTTGACAGGCCTGCTGGATTTACAA AGTCGCTACCCACACTTGATCAGCAGGGCGCGAGGGCGAGGGACGTTCTGTTCGTTTGACACTCCAAATGACGCTATCAGGAACAAGCTAAttgcactagccagaaacaaag GTGTGGTGTTAGGAGGCAGCGGCGACAGATCGATCCGTTTCCGGCCGACCCTGGTCTTCCGTGACCACCACGCCCACCTTTTCCTGAACATCTTCAGCGACATCTTGGTTGACTTCAAGTAG